One part of the Pristis pectinata isolate sPriPec2 chromosome 15, sPriPec2.1.pri, whole genome shotgun sequence genome encodes these proteins:
- the LOC127578405 gene encoding hyaluronidase-5-like, giving the protein MRLHNFNCNCNNLFSIPIVQFALLASSCLGQPLPQTVSPLIENAPFTALWNAPTELCDSRFGVTIDLSLFEVIGSPLETATGQPITIFYHNRLGYYPYYDELTNEAFNGGIPQLVPLDLHLLKTTADFQHYIPSDENPGLAVINWENWRPQWIRNWDQKDIYRIKSVELVMQQNHSMNMKDIIEIAKNEFEENAKKLMLTTLKLGKSLRPNHLWGYYLYPECYNYNYKDSIVNYIGRCPDIEISRNNELLWLWNESTALFPSIYLQTILRDSVAAAKFVRHRIQEAKRVALLSTQEYSPPIYVYTRPVFTDSPTEYLSEIDLLHTIGESAALGTAGFVVWGSLSMTETKLVCLTVDDYVKEVLNPYIVNVTSAARLCSKILCHNKGRCVRKDWDSARYLHLNPASFRIRRTNKEYIVIGQASFEDIIFFAENFACQCYAGQNCEPVGDIENYITELDTCVNPDYCINLDAYTELPTKSQIIDLNSTISSRNSVHSISSHFGPLVCTAFIALYTMHQMLF; this is encoded by the exons ATGAGACTCCACAACTTTAATTGCAACTGCAACAATCTTTTCTCCATACCAATTGTACAGTTTGCTCTGCTTGCTTCCAGCTGTCTCGGTCAACCATTACCTCAAACTGTGAGTCCCTTGATAGAGAATGCCCCCTTCACTGCTTTGTGGAATGCACCCACTGAATTGTGTGACAGCAGATTTGGTGTTACAATAGATTTGAGCCTGTTTGAGGTCATTGGTAGCCCCTTGGAAACTGCTACAGGACAACCCATCACAATATTCTATCACAACAGACTTGGTTATTATCCATATTATGATGAGTTAACTAATGAAGCATTTAATGGTGGCATACCTCAGCTGGTGCCCTTAGATCTTCACTTATTAAAGACAACAGCGGATTTTCAGCACTACATTCCTTCAGATGAGAATCCTGGACTTGCAGTGATAAACTGGGAAAACTGGAGGCCACAGTGGATAAGAAATTGGGACCAGAAAGATATTTACAGAATAAAATCTGTCGAGCTGGTTATGCAACAAAATCATTCAATGAATATGAAAGATATAATTGAGATTGCCAAGAATGAATttgaagaaaatgcaaaaaaattaatGCTAACAACTTTAAAATTGGGTAAATCATTAAGACCAAATCACTTATGGGGATACTACTTGTATCCAGAGTGTTATAACTACAATTACAAGGATTCAATTGTTAACTACATAGGGAGATGCCCTGATATTGAAATTTCAAGAAACAATGAACTTCTCTGGCTTTGGAATGAAAGCACAGCGCTCTTTCCATCCATCTACCTGCAGACAATACTACGAGATTCAGTCGCTGCAGCTAAGTTCGTGCGTCACCGTATCCAGGAAGCAAAACGGGTGGCATTACTTTCTACCCAGGAGTACTCTCCCCCTATTTATGTTTACACCCGTCCAGTGTTCACTGATTCTCCCACAGAATATCTATCTGAG ATTGATCTTCTCCACACTATTGGGGAAAGTGCTGCTCTGGGAACAGCTGGGTTTGTTGTATGGGGCAGTTTAAGTATGACGGAAACAAAG CTCGTGTGTTTGACTGTTGATGACTATGTTAAAGAAGTCCTGAATCCTTACATTGTTAATGTGACATCTGCAGCAAGGCTCTGCAGTAAAATACTGTGCCACAACAAAGGGCGATGTGTGCGAAAGGACTGGGACTCTGCTCGTTACCTGCACTTGAACCCTGCGAGCTTCAGAATAAGGAGAACTAACAAAGAATACATAGTTATAGGACAAGCTTCCTTTGAAGATATAATCTTCTTTGCAGAAAACTTTGCTTGCCAGTGCTACGCAGGGCAGAATTGTGAACCTGTAGGTGACATAGAGAACTATATCACTGAACTGGACACCTGCGTTAATCCTGACTATTGCATCAACTTGGATGCCTACACAGAATTGCCTACCAAGTCGCAAATTATTGATCTAAACTCAACTATTTCTTCCCGAAATTCTGTTCATTCTATCAGTAGTCACTTTGGCCCATTAGTTTGCACAGCTTTCATTGCACTTTATACAATGcatcaaatgttattttaa